The following nucleotide sequence is from Chaetodon auriga isolate fChaAug3 chromosome 19, fChaAug3.hap1, whole genome shotgun sequence.
CACAGATTAAGGCATCAACATCTCCTTTTCCAGTTTCTCCTTCAGTGAACCTCAAAGAGAGTGatacaaaaataaattcaaaagaATTCAAGTTCTCCCATAGAAAGGTGTCTGTAAGAAAACAAAGGTAGTACCAGaatataaacaggaagtgagaccAACGACCAGTCACAGCACAGTAAAatcacaaatacaaaatgtacagaTCCAATACAGCAAAGGTAGAGATGGTAATGTTAGCGATGCCCCGTCCAGAGGACGTCCATGGATGGTtccctgttttcagtgtttcctctgtgttgtgaCTGAGTGAGGAAAGCTTCTGAGAAAAGGCAGATTCTGCTGCACCAGGACATCGTGGGGTTTAACAGTCTGATTTCCCGACACAAAACGTAACACAAGAAGGGTTTTGATTCTAGGCGTTGGGAGTAACTGCACGGCCTCACGATTCAACCCACATATTATAGAAAAAATGGAAACTTAAGACATCCACAAATTCATGGAAACATCTTTTAAAGTGGAGGGGATACAGGGGTCTGATGTGGCCTCTTGGGTCTGTTGGTCCCCAAGCAGCCAGCTGTGGTACAAGAAGTAATTTaacacacaatgaaacacacCGTCCTTCAAACTCCTGATAGTCGTGTCCAGATTGTTTGCTTGCTTTCCATGGCCACGATACAAAACACTCCCCTTTCACCTCTGCTTTGCCACGGTGGGATTAAAACGAGACAGATGAAGAACACgagtcattaaaaacacacccaAGGGTTCTGGAAAAACTGGCTTATGTTTCAGCCACATCTCTTGTTTTCCACTACCATGAGAACATAAGCTTCATCATACCAAAAGGTTTCTGCCTTCAGGGCATTTCGTAGCTTTGGGCAATGGCACgcttcttctgcttctcctctaGACAGCCAACAGTCACTGTGAAGTCAACGTGAAGCCTCGTTAGAGTACGATGTTGAGTACGAGGCACCATTTGGACAGGATTTATTTCTCTGGTGGGCTGATTTTAATTTGCTACAACATGCTAACAACAGCCTTAAGGAAAATTTGAGAAACAATatgatgaatgaaagaaatggaGGCCACTAGAGACACTGTACAAGCCCAGCAAAtattctgtctgtcagccacaGTGAGATACTGATAATGTCTTTTGAGCCCCATTTTTAAGTCaatatttgtttgtattttgacCAAGTGGAAGCATTATGccgaattagctattagcagctcctgtttgaaATGTAcccatggatgtacagacatGTCACCGGATTACTTTGATGATGAAGAGAAATTTCTAAAtgtgatgattctcaggcaagttctgaagGATCTTTTCGATGCTTTCTATGCAGATTATTGGATGTTTAATCTGAAAAGAAATATCGTATGCTTTTGTGTTCAGATGCAACTCAGAAAGAGTGTGATTTTTGATGCTCTGGAGATGCCTGTGTCTTTCACTTTTGACTTTGTCCTACTGAATgtttgttacagacagcatcCACGATGGCTAACGTGCCATCCAGGATAACCAGTTAAATTGCAGAGCAGTAAATATTTCATGTAAATCCTGCCCAAAAGGGCTTCAGCACCGACCGAGCTACTGGATGAATTTCAGATCATCACACAAGATACTTAATACAAAAGTCAAGAAggactgaaaaaacacactgaacttaTTCAACACTCATTTGAAAAGGAAAATCATATCAAACTGTATACTGTACGCTGCTAttctgaaaaagagaagagtcATGTACACACCGTGAAAACACTCTTAATACTATAATCAACAGGCTACATAACTGTGCTGGTTTAGACCTGGGCTACAACTACTGTGAGAGCTGTTCAGAGCACTTAATGACACTTGCTGAATGTAAAAGTGGAGGGAAGACCTTCAAAGACTTAAACTATGAGGAAGAATCTTCTCTGTGAGGGCTGATAGTTCCATTTTTTACCTCAGTCTGATCACAAAAGACAGGACAGTCAACGTGAGGCTCGCTGTCCCACCATCCCTCCTAAACGAGGGACGAGGGGGGGCAGTggtgatcccccccccccaattttttttcccaggtATTTGGTcctaaaatctgattttattaCAACAAGTGAATGCTCACCATAAAGTTCTTGTCCTCCAGAAAGTCCTACAGACAAATGCACCGAGATGAGACTTAAATGACTTGTTAAGGattcctgctgtgtgttagCAACCATGGATTCTGTTAAGAGCtgagtttaatttaatttgatttaaacTGAGGACGTTGCAGTTATCAGCTGTGATGCCCATATTAGTTATATAGCATAATTTTAAGCAGCTTGTCTTCCACCATCTTGCGACcattcagatttatcttgtgacccctcTGAGGGTCCCTATCCTGAGGTAGGGAACCATTTTTTTAACCTAATGAAAAACAAGGCTGTAACTTCAGTTTCTTGTATTTTGAAGGCCTGTCTGGCTTCCAAATAACATTTTTCTGAAGTTTTGTTCAGTTATGATTTAGTAAATCCGTCCTGGAGGTTTTAAAGTTCTCTCTGGGGGGAGTTTTTATCTGAGTCCAGGTCTTGGCCTGGTCATACGAGAAAGTGGCCCGGCTGAATTCATCCACGATCTAGAAGCTTGGTGATGTGGCTTGAGGCTAAAACAGTAGCCAGCCGTGACATGCTGGCACCAATCAGTCACAGTAACACATTTCAGGATCGTGCATcgctttcacttcatttcaaatAAGAGTAACTGAAGGGGGAAAGTCATGTCTGCCGTTAGCTTGGTCGCTAACAGGACAACGCAGCACGGTTCATTCTGAAGGTGTGTTTGTACCATCGACCCCTGTCTCATGACTGACTAAAAAACATCCCTGTTTATGTTGCAGTTTATGCTCAAATAAAATGATGCAACACAGTTAAAAAGCTACGAGAGCTTCCTCCAGGTTTACTCAAGTCTCCGTTCATGGCTCGCTATTGGTCAACTGTCCAGATTAAGTTCATTGATCGTGGCcacttcatttaaatgaatgtatttgttgttttaaattctgGTGTGACCTTGCCTGAAGGATGTCATCATAAATCCCTTTGAGGTAAATTTGCGatcaataaaactgacttgatttAAATGAATTCTTCATTAACGAGCCGCGAGTACCACATGTACGGATACCAGCTTCACCGGAGAGCTGTTGTGTCAGAGGTTCAAACACGAACAAATGGCAatataaaatgaataatattcAGTAAATAACCAATTAAAGAGAATGAAGGATCTGAGGACGCTGACTCTGCTGTCGCCTGCTGCTACAGATCCCATAGCTGCTCCTCACTTGGTCCCTTTACCTCACTCGGTGCAACCAGACAAGCAGCTGCCTCCGATTGGTCGTTCGAGCGTCGAGGACGTTCTCAGCTCTGCGGCGACGTCTTGCGGCTCTCTCTCAGGATGCCGTCCAGGCCGTTGAGCTGGCGGAGGAAACCCCGGTTGGGGATGACGCCTCGGTGGTCCTTCACCGTTTTGATGGCCTCCACCAGCGTCAGGTTTTGTCTGATCATCAGGTAGGCCAGCACCAGAGTGGCCGAGCGGCTCAATCCCACAGTGCAGTGGACCAGCACctttcctacacacacacacacacacacacacacacacacacacacacaacaagaacCTAAATCTGCTCAGTTCCAGCTGTTTTCCTCGTGTTCATTCTGTGCATTTCTGcaatgtgattttcttttcttttcttttcggACTAAATCTTTAAAGcgagaccaaaaacaacaaaaacaaagtgaaaatcaGACTTGAATTCATCAGGTGACGCAAACAGAAAGTCTCCAAATGAATGACAGCGCTGCTCTGCCACTGCCGTTTCTTAACAAGTTCAACTGATggactgcagctttaatttctgctgctcccaagtggccaaaaatacTTATCGCAGTTTTCAATTACaagtttttttatttgatattgAATCGAAATGGGGTTTCTATTTCTCTTCCAGGGATATCTCCTATAAAAcgtatttttttctgcttgatGTATCTGAGGCGCAAACATCACCGTTTTAGAATctctttgtatttctgttttaaacTTACAGCTGATGTAAATATCTGAGgtttcatgtctctttgtggtcgaagcagagcagaaacagtAAAGTGATGCATGTATTTACAGtaatgcagcatttcaataCATAAAAGCCTTCAAAAGTTACTCTACGTTATTTAAAACAGTGACTTCtgcacattttctctcctcactcGTCTTTGTCTATTACATATTCTGATGAATCATATTGTCGTTGTGTAATCTCGAGGAAAGATTCGCCGCAGACACTGTGTTATCGTAATATTTCCTGTTTGACGGCATAATCTGATaatgactgaaacactgaataaaactgACTGACCTCCACTCGTGAGGGCTTTGTGGATGAACTCAGCTGCAGGATAGAAGTTGACGCTCATGTCAAAGGTCGGGGAGTCGTGAGCCTCGATGCCGTGGTAGGTGATGCTCATCCCGGCGTAATACTCGGCTCCGCCGCGCCATTTGCTCTGGGCGCAGTTCAGGATGTGTGTAATGCCAAGTTTGGCCAGCTCGCGCCGGTCTGATGCAATGtccctgcagagaggaggacaatcAGATTTGACTCCTCCGCATGTCAGCGTGATGAAGATTTGAAGTGAATTAACTGTTGGAAAcgtgacagaaacaaacagtccTGCAGCAACATGCAGATATTTACACCTGACCACCAGTTTGATAGAAACAACTTCACGCTCCAGCTACTTTCATGAATACACAGTTTGACAGCAGCGGAAGAAGTACTTAGATCCTTAATGCAAGTACAAGCACCAATACAGCAATGCAAAAATACTCCGTTACAGTTAAAGGTCCTGCACTTTAAgtacagtaaaatgtacttcaagtatcaaGTAAAAATACTCGTTATGCAGACTCCTTTCACACTATTATATGACTACAGCATcctgtatgttgtttttctcactgtgtgctttaattatattttgattcaaaatatatttacagtcgggcagggcctttctgtgtgaagtttgcatgttcttcccgtgcatgcgtgggttctctccgggcactccggcttcctcccacagaccaaaaaacatgctcgttaggttaattggtctctaaattgtccgtaggtgtgagtgtgagtgtgtgagttgtctgtctgtgtgtgtgtgtatgtagccctgcgatcggctggcgaccggttcagggtgtaccccgcctctcgcccattgctagctgggataggctccagccccccgcaaccccgaaatgggatgcgcgggtaaagaagatgaatgaatgaatgaatatatttaCAGTACTTAGAGTAAGTATTTGTGTACATTACAGAAAGATATGAAAAAAATTCCTAGTTCTGAGTAAATTAATGCTTGAAACCAGAATTtccagaaatgaaaatatatattttgacttgttttaaaaatcCCAGTAAGTGAAAGTTTCCTGCTCTGTTGGCAGatcattttgcttattttaagcAACGTTTCCTCCATTcgactgcttttttttttttttttttttcccagtgtttttgttgtaatgGAATCTTGGCTTTATGGTAAATATGTATATACCTGAAAAAAGTACTGTAATACTACCTTTATGGGCCGTCTCTAACAGTGACAGAGTGTGACTATGTACAGACAAATGCTGCCACTGttgatctctgtgtgtgtgcagtgttttgtagttttgaacgcaggacttttacttgtaaccgagtatttgtacactgtgcaGAGTAGCAGATCGCTTCCTATCAGGGCTTTCAGCTGAGGGTTATGTAAACTCACTGATCTCCAATGTAGAGCCGTGGCCACACTTCGTCTGCGTGGTTGCAGGCGGTTTTGCCCGTGCAAAGCAGCCTCTCCAGCTCCGACACGCTCAGGTTCGGGGAGGCGCGCTCCGAGTCCTTTCGGTTCGGAGACCTGGAGCTGCTCCGGGACCGAGAGAACCGGGACATGAACGCCATTTAGTCTGCAAACCGGAGAAGAAAGCGAGTAGATCGATGTCTCTGAGAAAATCTGAAAGCAGTGAGCAATAACAAGATACATCAGGCCAGAACAAGACGCGTTCAGGGGAATAATTAGAGCCGCCATCATTTAAATATTCGAAGTGATTACATTATGTAATGAATACCTGTAGCTTTATTTTGGTGAACACTGGgctggatgtctgtgtgtgtctgaggcagCCATCCTGTAAACtgggaaataaaaacagcatttttccaTGAACCGTCCGCGCGTGTTTTCTTTACCTTTGTGCTGCTTTATTCCGCGTCTCTGTGGTGCTACAGGGCGAGCTGCTCCGCGGCCATGTTGACTCATTTATTTGCTGTGGGAGGATGGATGAGATGATGCTGCCGCTCAGCATCCACCAGACATCTTCACCATCTTCTTCTCAACAAGTCCTCATGAGCTCTGCAGACGCGGCTCCGCCTGTAAAGCCACACGCAGCCTCTGCTGTGGTCATGGGGGGGCTTCTCTGGTTCATGGGAGCTGGGTTTCACTCATCGTGGATGTTTTTATATGTAATTGTTTAATGATGGTTCACATGAGGTGGGCGCTCAATCGTTTGTCGCCGCCTTCCGGTCAAAtcagtgaattttatttaaaaatactCACCAGGGACGGAAATTGATTAACAATCTCTACAGAGCTGTGATGGAATCTAACTAAAAAATACGTTTACTCGACTACTGTACTTAAGCACACATTCTAGGTACTTGAACTGTACTTGAGTATATCCATACTGTGCTAATTACTAATTACACTTTTACCTCTCGATGGCGTCACTGGTTTCAGATTAACACAAAATATAATTACTATTCAACAGCAATAACATAGTATAATCGTATTATTATGGTATGTCTTTATGGATTACACTGTGTGGCagtagacttagacttagacttagacttagactaaGTCAGTATATATTCAGTATATAAAGCAGTTAATTAACTCCACCTTTACCGGCTACAACACTAGCATATATTAATAGAAACGTATACACATTAATGCGTCATTATTAATCTGAAATGGGTCGTTCGTTTATTTTTGGTACTTTAAATATAGTCTGatgcttttgtacttttaccgaagtaaaattttgaatgcGGTCCTTTTACTTCTCACAGAGTATTTCCACACTGcagtattactacttttactgaagtagcCTAAGAGGTATGAGTACTTCTTTCACCACTGAAGTTCAGCCTCCTTTTTGTTTCggtcaataaaacacaatagaAGTTTTTAAGAGgtggacacacaacacacgaGGAAGAGGCGTTTGCTGACAAGAGGAAATTCAACCTGTTTAATATTAATTGCAAAATATATTAAATCGAGAGTAGAGACCTGATTCACAGCCTCGGAGAGACTAAATTAAACTTTGAGTAACGTGATATTTTGTATTGAATCAGTATTTCGGTATATTAATGTCTTCTATTTCGCTCCGATTGTGAGGAtacaaaagtgttgtgtttttgtttgttttctttttgctcgttttttttttatcatagtGAGACGCATTAATTTAGagtccccccccaaaaaaaatcaagaagaagaagaagaagaagaagaagaaaagaagggcAGACAAGTGGACACGAGCCAAGTCCCTCCAGCTTTAGTGGAGGGACTTGAAGGCAACATGACGTAAAACTCATGCGACGCACGTGTGAGCGCCGTGAGGCGGAGAGATGGCTGCTGAGAGGCTACAGTTTCATGAAATGGGCTTAGACGACCGTCTTTTAAAGGTAACAAACCGTTTGACGCGTCGGTAAATCTTCGACGAAGTGTTGGTGAAACCGTTGAATGATCAGCAGAAGAGTTAAAACCGCAGAAAAGTGAAGGAAAGTGGACAGAAGTAGAGGAGGAGCTCTCACGGCTGCGCTAGCTGCTCATACACTGTTAGCTACAGGTTTAATGTGAGGAGACTTCGCTCTTCGTATCCGTAGAATAACGTTAGTTTACCTCCTTTGCTTTGTGTTGAAACATTCCCACAGAAACCAGTTTCGTTTAATGGACCAAATCTAACATCAACTCTAtcaaatgatgcagaaaactTCCCTGTGTCATATTTAGATCAGTTTCTCTGTTACTGAAAATGTTCCTCCATAGTCTTCAGCCGACATCCTGATAACCGAAGGTGAAAAGTGGCTTCAGAGGGACTCTAGGCTGCCCCACAAGGCGTCTTTCTTCCATTTAACCgaatgtaaaacattaaaatgttcagttttcagtcataaCAAAGCTGAAGAAATGAGCCATGGATAGTGGAAAAGCTGATAAATGTATGTATGGTTAGAAAAGATGTGCTGGACCGGTGTGACAGATAACAGACTTTGGTATGTCAAAATCAAAGCTGTAGAATGAGTTAACCTGTTTTCCAAATGTTATTGGGGCTGTTTTTGGTAACAACAATCAAAATACAACACGTGATAAAGTGTAATTAGGAAAAAGTTACCAAATTTATTTCCTTTGACTTTTGTCTGATGAAGTCAAACCAGCTGATTGCTTTGGTTGTACAAACACATCAACTAATACACCTCgatgtgcgtgtgttttgtgTCCTACACTTAAAAACTGTACTGGAGGTTTTCCTTGTGTACAGGTGGTTTAACAGTATAAGTCCAGCTCGATTCCAGCTGAggacctttgctgcatgtcctcctgtctgtgtctgctgttaaCTTTCCACTGAATCACCGTCTAGGCGGTTGCAGATCTGGGTTGGTCCCAGCCCACTCTGATCCAGGAGAAGGCCATCCCTCTGGCCCTGGAGGGGAAAGACCTTCTGGCCCGAGCTCGGACCGGATCTGGAAAGACCGCTGCTTATGCGATACCTGTCATACAGCGCATCCTGGCCTCCAAACAggtgaggaaaagaggagaaattacACTGAGGAAAGTGAATTTAATCTAAGAGTCCACCAGCCCGCAGGTGCGTTTACACCACTAAACCGTCTCGTGGGATTAATACCTGCAGATGGTcgtatttttctcatgtttcatttgttcGCTTTACTTCTTTGAGCATGGAGGGCTGCAGTGGATGCACCCGGTGGAAGAGCGGCCGCCCGTAATGGATGAAGTGAACGTACCTGCAGCTTtgtccttttctccctcctgaCCACctcctttgtgtttggtgctctTCAGAGTGTTCGTGAGCAGGATGTGAGAGCTCTGATCCTGGTTCCCACCAAAGAGCTGGGTCAGCAGGTCCAGACCATGATCAGACAGTTGACGGCGTTCTGCTCGAGGGACGTGCGAGTGGCCGACATCTCCAGAAAAGCTGACCTGTCAGCGCAGAGGTCTGTCCAGAGGCAGTCATGACACGTTTCCCTCACTGAAGATTTTCTTGTTGAGTGACATCGATGCAGTTTgtacaaacacaacatatttacatcTCCAGAGGATAATTCAGTCAGATTTTACTCTCCTGCATCAAGTGTAACCAGATTTAAAGATTAAGTGTGCGGCTGATGTTGTGTTTGAACAGGCCGATCTTAATGGAGAAGCCTGACGTGGTCGTGGGGACGCCGTCCCGCGTGCTCGCCCACCTCAACGCCCAGAACCTGGTCCTGAATTCGTCCCTGGAGACACTGGTGGTAGATGAGGCTGACCTGCTCTTCTCCTTCGGCTTTGAGGCTGACCTGAAGAGCTTGTTGTGGTGAGaacacacgcagacagattTCGACTTTCCACTGATCGTTTTCAGACTTGATGCACAAATACTGGCAGAAAAGAAGCGCTGATTTTACCTTTAAAGTTGTAGTTGTATCCtttggccagcagggggcaaaCTTAGCATAACTTAAACAAATTCTCAGCTAACTTGAAATCAGGTTGTATTGCTGATATGGCTAACatgcctatttacacatccggcagacacagagcagcatcatCCAATCAGGGTCGTGTCTCTGTCTCTTAATATTTACCTTCTCTGtggaaaaccttttttttaatttttttttttttttaacagccaTTTGCCAAAGATCTACCAGTCCTTCCTGATGTCGGCTACTCTCACTGAGGACGTTCAGGCCTtaaaggagctgctgctgcacaaccCTGTAATGTCCTCTTCGCAGTCATTGTCTGAGAGAAGTCGTCTGTGTGTCGTTGGGTCTGGTTTACTCCTCTTATCTGGATCTTTGTCCTCTCAGGTGATCCTGAAGCTTCAAGGCTCTCAGCTCCCAGacagcagccagctgcagcagtacAGCATCaagtgtgaggaggaggacaagttCCTGCTCATCTACAcgctgctgaggctgcagctggttCAGGGCAagactctgctgtttgtgggcGCCGTGGACAGATGCTACAGACTCAAACTGTTTCTGGAACAGTTTGGGATTCCTGCCTGTGTGCTGAACTCTGAGCTGCCCATCCAttccaggtgagagaggacGACAGACCAGTCTCAGCCCTTCTGTTTTATGTCGTGATTTTCTTTCCAGTAGTTTGTCTGAACCTGATTCTTATCTactgtttccattttcaaatGCAAAGAAACGAACATTCAAGGAATAACAAGACTCTTGTGTATGTTTAGTTGTTTCAATGGTGAGTTATTGATGGCAGAAATGATCCTTTTCAGCTAATGTTTAAAGTCCCTCTCCTGGCACCCTTCATGCCTTGACTTTGATGTAACTGCGCTccttttccttcatgtagtttGAACAGTCCTCACCTCCTGTCTCCACCCTCCactgctcacctgcagctcgaGCGTACCTGCTCACCACACTCACAAACCTCTgcatgttttgctgctgcacGCTACACAGTGGCAGGTGGTAATAATGAAATAACTCAGCCGTTCACGTTCGAACCAGAAGCCAAATCTGAAGAAAAGTGCATTATGTTAGAACCCCGTCCAGCGTGTGAattccctcttcttctgtgcGTATTGATGTTTGTTGCCGCTCTGCTGCAGGTGTCACATCATCGGCCAGTTTAACCAGGGGTTTTACGACTACATCATCGCCACAGATGAGCAGAGTTTGGCTGACCCCGGTGCAGCTGCGCAGACGCCTGCAGgcaaagggaagaagaagagcgcAGAGAAACGAGGAAGGTGAGTGAGACGAGATTTTGGAAGAAACGCTGGCTTTGCCTTAATGCTTGTCGTCATTTTCGTGCAGTTTAAAAGCACGTCGTTCAGCTTTTTCAGGATTTGAGACACCTGATTAATGTACCAGAAAAAATGCACACACCAGGATCCTTTACAGAACTATGTTGAGGAGCAGTTTAATAAGAGCTCAGGGTCATTTAAGTGAGTGTTTGAAAggtgccctcctcctcctgattgCATGTACGTTGCCAGGAGGAtccttcaaacagcagctcactcGCAGAAGTTGATCCTCTGATAAGTGGCTGCATGTTGtggggaaaagaaagaggacTTTACCTTTTTAttctcaaacagaaaacaagcaggagGCTGGTTGTTGTGTTCATGCGACCTGCATGTGGGCCTGAGGGTTTGGATCATCAGGAACTGGTTTCCACTGGTTTCACGCTGACGATCCTTTctaaatgatgtttttaaaggaccaaGGACAAAGAATACGGCGTCTCCAGAGGTGTCGACTTCCAAAACGTTGCCAATGTCATCAACTTTGACTTCCCCCCAACCGTAGAATCGTACATTCACCGAGTCGGAAGGTAAGAAGGTTTTGATTGAGCCGCTTTTCTTCAGGATCACTTAGTCTTGTCGTGTGTCTTTAGTTTTCTCTGGGGCTCAATACGAGGCGGTTTACCTCTGATGAGACTCAAACCCTGATGTGGTCTCTTTGTTATTTCGTAGAACGGCGAGAGCAGACAACCCGGGCACGGCTCTGTCCTTCATCTCTCACACTGAGCTGGGTTTGCtgtcagaggtggaggaagccCTCACTGGAGGTAACCACGACTTCTTTTCATGGAGTctgaggtcatgtgactaaAGTCACTTCCAGGCACATTTTAGCCACTTAATTAAGTTTTGTTAaagatgtcagtgttttatgcTAGTGCAGATAGATGTTACTGAGCTAACAGTGACATTAgcatgtttattgtttgtttttagatcACGGTGACTCTGTTCTGAAACCATACAAGTTCAAGATGGACGAGATAGAGGGCTTCAGGTACAGGTGCAGGGTGAGTATCCTCATCGTACCTGAAGAGTCAAAGCAGGACGaactctctgtcttctctgtcctgTTTACTAATGTTAGGACGTACGGAAGCGGCCGTCATGCTAACGCTGTGAAAGTCTGGATGTTGAATCTGTGTTGTGTTGGCGTGCAGGACGCCATGCGCTCGGTGACAAAGCAGGCAGTGAGGGAGGCCAGACTGAAGGAGATCAAGCAGGAGCTGCTCAATTCAGAGAAACTGAAGGTGAGTGACCTCACAGAGACCATGGAGGgggtggaagtgtgtgtggacGCGCTCTGATTGGATGTTTGTGCTGTCACTCAGACATATTTTGAAGATAACCCCAGagatctgcagctgctcagacaTGACAAAGACCTCCATCCTGCTGTCGTCAAACCCCACCTGAAGAACGTCCCTGAGTACCtcagtaagacacacacacacacacacacacacacacacacacacacacacca
It contains:
- the LOC143338233 gene encoding dual specificity protein phosphatase 26-like isoform X2; translated protein: MAFMSRFSRSRSSSRSPNRKDSERASPNLSVSELERLLCTGKTACNHADEVWPRLYIGDQDIASDRRELAKLGITHILNCAQSKWRGGAEYYAGMSITYHGIEAHDSPTFDMSVNFYPAAEFIHKALTSGGKVLVHCTVGLSRSATLVLAYLMIRQNLTLVEAIKTVKDHRGVIPNRGFLRQLNGLDGILRESRKTSPQS
- the ddx56 gene encoding putative ATP-dependent RNA helicase DDX56 isoform X1 — translated: MAAERLQFHEMGLDDRLLKAVADLGWSQPTLIQEKAIPLALEGKDLLARARTGSGKTAAYAIPVIQRILASKQSVREQDVRALILVPTKELGQQVQTMIRQLTAFCSRDVRVADISRKADLSAQRPILMEKPDVVVGTPSRVLAHLNAQNLVLNSSLETLVVDEADLLFSFGFEADLKSLLCHLPKIYQSFLMSATLTEDVQALKELLLHNPVMSSSQSLSERSRLCVVGSGLLLLSGSLSSQVILKLQGSQLPDSSQLQQYSIKCEEEDKFLLIYTLLRLQLVQGKTLLFVGAVDRCYRLKLFLEQFGIPACVLNSELPIHSRCHIIGQFNQGFYDYIIATDEQSLADPGAAAQTPAGKGKKKSAEKRGRTKDKEYGVSRGVDFQNVANVINFDFPPTVESYIHRVGRTARADNPGTALSFISHTELGLLSEVEEALTGDHGDSVLKPYKFKMDEIEGFRYRCRDAMRSVTKQAVREARLKEIKQELLNSEKLKTYFEDNPRDLQLLRHDKDLHPAVVKPHLKNVPEYLIPETLRSVVSLSGRRRRKRMREKSKPEGVVKTSFKKNVQGKNPLKSFRYTGGRSRKGKAGQS
- the LOC143338233 gene encoding dual specificity protein phosphatase 26-like isoform X1, translating into MAFMSRFSRSRSSSRSPNRKDSERASPNLSVSELERLLCTGKTACNHADEVWPRLYIGDQDIASDRRELAKLGITHILNCAQSKWRGGAEYYAGMSITYHGIEAHDSPTFDMSVNFYPAAEFIHKALTSGGSCCVCVCVCVCVCVCVGKVLVHCTVGLSRSATLVLAYLMIRQNLTLVEAIKTVKDHRGVIPNRGFLRQLNGLDGILRESRKTSPQS
- the ddx56 gene encoding putative ATP-dependent RNA helicase DDX56 isoform X2, coding for MAAERLQFHEMGLDDRLLKAVADLGWSQPTLIQEKAIPLALEGKDLLARARTGSGKTAAYAIPVIQRILASKQSVREQDVRALILVPTKELGQQVQTMIRQLTAFCSRDVRVADISRKADLSAQRPILMEKPDVVVGTPSRVLAHLNAQNLVLNSSLETLVVDEADLLFSFGFEADLKSLLCHLPKIYQSFLMSATLTEDVQALKELLLHNPVILKLQGSQLPDSSQLQQYSIKCEEEDKFLLIYTLLRLQLVQGKTLLFVGAVDRCYRLKLFLEQFGIPACVLNSELPIHSRCHIIGQFNQGFYDYIIATDEQSLADPGAAAQTPAGKGKKKSAEKRGRTKDKEYGVSRGVDFQNVANVINFDFPPTVESYIHRVGRTARADNPGTALSFISHTELGLLSEVEEALTGDHGDSVLKPYKFKMDEIEGFRYRCRDAMRSVTKQAVREARLKEIKQELLNSEKLKTYFEDNPRDLQLLRHDKDLHPAVVKPHLKNVPEYLIPETLRSVVSLSGRRRRKRMREKSKPEGVVKTSFKKNVQGKNPLKSFRYTGGRSRKGKAGQS